Genomic segment of Miscanthus floridulus cultivar M001 unplaced genomic scaffold, ASM1932011v1 os_1943, whole genome shotgun sequence:
TCGCCTACCGTCCATCCCTCATTCGTTTCCGCGGTCAGAGCCGGTCGCAGGGGGCTTGGTCAGGCGATGGGCACGGTGCAACCAACAGGTTGGCGCGGCCTGCGGGGGGGGGAGCCCGCCCAGCAGGTCGCAGCAACCGAGGCGGTGACAGTGAGCGAGGGGAGCGCAGCGGAGTGGCGTGGCGGTGTTGGGCTCTTGGGGCCTGGCCGTGTGTGTGACTGCGTGGGGCAGCCCCGCCTGCCCCTGCGAGCACCTGCCGGACGACCAGACATTGTTGGCATCCCGACGCAAGTAGCAGCAACGGCCACGCTGCTAGGCACGGTCCGCGGCGCGAGCCGCGAGGGGAGATGATTTTGGTGAGAACGGCGCCTCATGCCGTCTCGTCGTCGCCGCGCTGTAGCACTCGCCATTCCGTCGCGTGTCCTCCTCGCGCTTGCCCGCCGTGCCGCGCCGCGCACGGGATGGCTCGCGCAAATGGACAAAAGGTTCAGCGGCGCACACGAGCAAGAGGAGCAGTGGCGGCAAGGGCGGAGACGGCGACAAGAAGCATCACTTCCACTAAGAGCTGATGAGAATGGGAGAGGGGCCTGGTCTGTGCTCGCCCTCGCCTAATCCAACCATTGCTGGACAGCCGTCGTCATGTGAGTCGCCGCTGTCGTGCCTCCGTGCCCCGCAGGCTGCGAATCCGCGCCGGTTGTGCCTTCGCGGCCGAGATGGGCGCCTCCACGCCCACGCAGGCCGCGCCTCCGCCTAGCCGCGTCGTCGTTGGCCCATCGCCTCACCGGCGACCAGCGGCCTCCGCGCCGCGTAGGCTACGGATCTGCTCCGGTCGTGCCTCCGCACCCACACTGCCCGCGCCTCCGCCCAGTCGCGCTCGTCGTTGGCCCATCGCCTCACCGGCGACCAGCGGCCTCTGCGCCGTCGTGCGTCCGCGCCCGAGATGGTCGTGAAGGGCCGCCGCGGCCATGGCGTGGCCAGCAGGTTGCCGGTACCCCATTGCTACGTAAAAACATATGTTTATAGCATGTGAGTCGATGACacgtggggcccacatgtcactgaAATGGAGGTTCGtgtcaaaaccgctcaacgtcggtcaaaacagCTTTTCCTCCcgccaggtgctaaaagtgaacggttttgacagttaagataccggtactagacggttttatagttgatgACTAAAATTAGACCGACACAATAGTTAAAGGGTCAAAAATGGACTTAATCCTTAAAAAAAAACAGAGTCCCATTAAACACGTCTTCCACAAACAACCCAAGAGTTGAGCCGCTTATAAATTCCCGGGGttaaaaaaagggaaaaaaggGGTCTTGCTTGAATTTGAAGCGCAGCCATCTATCTGCTCGGAGCGCCGCCGCGCGAGATGGCCCCCACCGCCAGCGAAGCcacctcgtcgtcgtcggcgaCCAGTGCCACCTCGTCCACGGACGCCGACGCCCTGGCCTccccctcgccgtcgccgtcccgGCGCGCGGCGCCCACTCTGCTCCTCCTCGCCTTCCTCGCCGCGCTCCTCATCCTCTCCTCCGGCGACGATGCCTCGGCGCAGCCGCTCAACGGTATCGTAAACCTTCGTCTTGTTCTGCCACTGCgtttgtgtgtgcgcgcgcgcggccATTGTGTCTGTCTAGGGTTTAGGGCTTTGCGTTGGCTCAGGATTTAGGTTGTGCGATGCTGCGATTGTATACCCTAACTGGTTGGATTTTAGATAATGCTGGCGGCTTACTTTTCAGTGATGGCAAGTTGTATCTTCTTTCCTGAAGGAATATTCAATCATATGCCGCTTTGCTGGGAATCAAAGAATGTTGGACTGGTTCTGTTGGTAACTGTTGCTGTAGTTTAATAACCTGCCCTCGGGAATCAAGCTTGGATCTTGTTGGGATTGTCTTCTATATTATGATTATTAAGAACGTATTAACATGTCCTAACAGCTACACACAATaaccctttttattttgtttcttcTGTTATTGTAAGCACGGTGTGAGATGTTATACCTGTAGTCCTTTTATGTGCTTGTTGCAGCTTGACGATTGTCTATGCCTGGTGAATGTTGATTTCACGAAATTCCTGTTGATAACTTAATATTAAAATGTATATTTATTCCTGTATTGTGTTTGGTAGTCATCTGTATGGCGCTGTTTATTAAATTGGTTATTACTACTACAGGTGTTAGCTTGGAAAGTCCAGAGGTTTCATTTGTTCCCTCCCCCTTGGATGGACAATTTTGTGAGCGAGTCCTCCTATCTGGAGTGCCAAGGTTACATCTTGATAGCTATGCAAGCCAAATTCGTGTCAAAATGAATGTCTCTCAATCGATTCCTGAGAAGTTCCATTGGAAAATAGAGGTTTGCTTTCATAGGTAAGTCATGTTTTGACTCTTCCCGAGTGTAAATGTAGGTATTCTTAGTGTTTATAAAACTGAAGCAGTTTACCTTTTGCAGGAATGCCTCCATGGATTTATGCCAGTGCGAGACGGGTGAATGGCAAGGTTTTCAAGATGGGATGTGGACTGCTGTAAATTCTCCATATGGAAACAAATATGTTGATGTGAAATTGGCTGATAAGAAACCTGCTAGGTTCACTCTTTCCATTCAGGAAGGTCAGGATTGTTCATGAAATcaattcctttttcttttcagTAATAAACTAAGAGCATCGTTTTTTATTCTATCTAAATCATTTTTGTTGTTTCAATACTTATGCAGAGTTTCAGAAATGGCGTTTGGCTTGCCTTGGTATTGGATTTGTATTGCTATTCCTCTCACCAATTGTTAGCAAATGGGCTCCCTTTTACTATAGCAGCTCTATGGCTCTTGGGATCCTGCTTGTTGTTCTTATTGTACTTTTTCAGGTATATTTTTTCTCAAAACATGTATATCTTTCTGTAGTAAGGATTTGTTTCCATTGAAACTTGCAACTATGACCATTTCATTCTTCATTCTTAAAAAAAATGTTATGTAGTACTTTATTGCTAGAGAGATATTGTCATAACAGTGTGTTAGACTGTTAGCCGCTTGACGGACCTTACTCAAGAAGCGTTTGAAGTTTTTTTTTAACTTGAGGTCTTGGAAAGAACATGGCTTGTTGTCTTAATAGACTTAGTACCTGCTTGACATGACTGGAcggaaaaataaaataaacatgTTGTGTGTTATTGtttatctctttttttttaaGGAATATTGTTTCTTTTATGATCCTGATATTGACCTGAGCCCTTTGATGCTATCCAGTTTTTTTTTCCTTGAACAAATACTGTCCAGTTTATTTAGAAGTCCACTTTGTAGTGTTGCCCATAATCATCTGAATACATGTGAATGAGATTCATGCTTTCGAATATCATCATTTGGAATATCAACAGTGACCAGACAGTTTCACTGTTTTTGGTTACTAATTGGTACTGAACTTGATATAACCTACATGTCTACAGCTTTTTCTCAAGAAATTTGCTGACTACTAGTTTATATAGTGATCTTGTCGTGTTAGTCTTTTGATTCATTTGTAATTTTCCCCTTAGATTTGGAACATGTAGTGTTCTGGTTGGCTAAACCAAAAGTGCTGTGTTATTTCAAATTTTCTGACAAAAAGAACTGCAAATTTCATTGTACTTCCTTTTTATTTGTTGATGATGGTCCATGTTTTCTACGATAACAATATTGATGTCTGACATTGCCTTCATTTTAGGGGATGAAATTGCTACCAATGGGCAGGAAAAGTTTATGTTACCTTGCAATTTATGGATCTGTGGTAATTACCTTGTACCCACACCATTTTGCAGCTATTTGAATAGGCACTTCTCACTTATTATTTGTATTCattcattttcattttttttacgGACTTTTAGTTAGGTGTTGGTTCCTATGTTGTACACTATTACTCGACATTGGTCTCTTCTATTCTCGAAAACTTCGGCTTGAGTGAAGAGTTGTACAACCCCGTAAGTAATTCCTCTTGCATGTTTtctaataataaatcaactaattATTTTTACTCATTTCCCTTTTTTGCTTGCACAATATTATTTACTGTTTTCTTTTGTATTCTGGATTTTGGTTTTCTAATGTTTGTTGCATCAGAAATGGAGCACACCAGTTTATTTAGTA
This window contains:
- the LOC136534440 gene encoding uncharacterized protein; translation: MAPTASEATSSSSATSATSSTDADALASPSPSPSRRAAPTLLLLAFLAALLILSSGDDASAQPLNGVSLESPEVSFVPSPLDGQFCERVLLSGVPRLHLDSYASQIRVKMNVSQSIPEKFHWKIEVCFHRNASMDLCQCETGEWQGFQDGMWTAVNSPYGNKYVDVKLADKKPARFTLSIQEEFQKWRLACLGIGFVLLFLSPIVSKWAPFYYSSSMALGILLVVLIVLFQGMKLLPMGRKSLCYLAIYGSVLGVGSYVVHYYSTLVSSILENFGLSEELYNPVSIFLLVAIVFTGAGFGYWMVRRFILSKDGSVDAGIVQFVKWAMRVVATLFIMQSTLDPLLALVALAFSWWLCSLLTAKKVQKTVTQKQKQSKVLSQQMLTQGSPKSPKIQFLSPSKMGFGRTTSRSSATQFGRSNLANGGLICSALAKRVVPNEDDEDHYSTFHNIQPRKYSKEEWEEFTQKSTRKALAECTATPEFAQWVADNAHRLQVEKEEDNFSEEETIESSNSSEGRDEADGAPGLIRLWG